A portion of the Plasmodium relictum strain SGS1 genome assembly, chromosome: 11 genome contains these proteins:
- a CDS encoding mitochondrial ACP precursor, putative codes for MKKNIIQKFFINKNVNFFYIYRRGYFKTLFKNEMKYMWNGSNKNNFIKSEPYSFFSTENKNESNFLSKDKIEEKVLTVLRKYLPNDAEIKYEEELEKNKTKDNRAWDFLDTVEFLIDIESEFNITIPDETADNIKTLQELIDYLVQLNVKKP; via the exons atgaaaaaaaatataattcaaaaattttttatcaataaaaatgttaattttttctacatATATAGAAGGGGGTATTTCAAAACcctatttaaaaatgaaatgaaatatatgtgGAATGgttctaataaaaataattttataaaaagtgaaccatattcttttttttctaccgaaaataaaaacgaatCAAATTTTCTTAGTAAAGATAAGATAGAAGAAAAGGTTTTAACTGTTTTAAGAAAATACTTACCTAATGATGCCGAAATTAAATATGAAGaggaattagaaaaaaacaaaacaaaagaTAATAGGGCATGGGATTTTTTAGATACTGTGGAATTTTTAATAGAT atTGAATCTGAATTTAATATTACAATTCCTGATGAGACAGCcgataatataaaaactttACAAGAATTAATAGACTACTTAGTTCAATTAAATGTGAAGAAACCATAA
- the CRMP3 gene encoding cysteine repeat modular protein 3, putative produces the protein MEIKKSILFIFLVYVFNTIKKEENLINRYMNNSINYKLNRVNDFSQNYTNKKECFLIDRNLINLSTFFFDKCIKVFFLRNCHNGERYNTLNLVQEKILVQINLNNKYLLQKKRFKSSYRQKLVSLYLNFIHIVIITVCKIKKENSGIDGYILCHKNNKNNIRLLKKINKNEEKNIILKITEPYYTKISIFLILYKKIVNIFFSKILFISREYLIFKIRKHIVKNHLFILKKKKQRYLNEVRSLERNSIEDNNINIEIRKNKAEDSSRKKENAKKINVNVSINQDINGNNAILNKFPLLHKSILQNRNRSLYSTFNKNEMYLNFRDEYSYPYFAHSQEFIRSEKSPTSLRLRGNWLMNYLEDEIIIYDSFETCGGRIIANVKIKIKEEFYILTHTFTPNEKGVFLICVITGILFPIGSLKVQKQIIDEFDSILNKNLIIKFNCNHDNKSTIVATKDTIKIIEIFDKGVISNSSEVIGSLSSIKKENFNFLGCSTNGKYISILEKDLVIIINKNKAVVEELISHHLSNPVDIFLDKHTIYISDADRKNIFPYISNFLIKQYYDIFSLEEIDEITKLLLEKNNNGPNIKINELEDDDDQLDDKKEKYVPHQLKEEEKYDFENMDENQNSIGNIFIQMKKTFILEYIKNGENYLMSDVNELNNVINVNPEKGDLKGLIDELVTLVYPAGVVVIEDKIYFVDTGLHMLFCFCLIKKKIIQTFGYYNIPVKNKNGLDKPYSLSLFETNHGKKNLLFLSELSSSRVLIFETFPVIKLYLTYNNIVFDIITSVLTTPYYLIVCGLKYNSENYKSYITFVRIDELSDIEIEYDEFPHVFKNGGLFYTTPLIKSDNIKKFVMKEYEHDTKTEIKTGLTIDRRTGVISGRITVSAWFDIRLIVYDFFKYKVLTFSNSVSTCPKGHYFIVKTCEPCPVGFYSTYSNILNCTACGSYKANSTTFHSGTISKHECLCKPGYYLKEGKCQKCPRGFYKDQIGDFRCQSTCNNNQMSTVEGASSYKKLKCFCKDGYYTDNKSKCVPCPLHNYCLYNPFAKNKADVIPCKKNRLTINRGADSPKQCFCAPGYFYDYNSRDCQMCDFKDYKAQISNDPCKPFKTSSTSTQEILINENYVEHSNIKIRNTSSLIFSPKKGSTSLHDAYLCETGYFYSMNKSICSICRYNNYCEGLDRQIMPCPQNSITVKLKSSNALDCLCKKGYGRIIINKLKSFTISCVLCPYDTFQPHNSSGECIPCPPYTFTKSVGSTSITDCLPKRGYYNLYFEYIYYYSKEKLMQNNTHFLQQFHLYLNDKYRKNNKRVGKIKNSNNYEKYYENRNDNDSNKIYYSHNNKNYNNKKHYYNIMGTYNERGKYDSNKKYFSKNLIYNSYKKKKFLNKNINKSKYIDIEKNKNKISFPKINNRIRNLKGLYSNVFHTNYLKNMLLMDRYKGYQFLEKNGDIFFFDDKQEYEDDIFDIEKQKNMLIIKNIFDKRQKRISSSRMTRQLVSNSNNLNKKNGRYKKYGYKELYTLKHKILANDVNIISEKKEDILKIIKIREENYSINTLKGIVYECYESKKRMIVRRNVYISTIPEIDFIDCLNVCISNMYCTGIEMDKTIDKGKIDLSFMLYKISGKEMISFYKCNLYFYEELKTYYAGKNLKEITNIIEYDDTDKIVSCIVGKNKMLKLWKIYTFDICPNNYNCVEESFERSKCPSNSLKKNYKGTIEKCLCLPGFYFKKDLNLCVPCEKGTYKNTTSNDECVKCPVNFTTSAEGSNSIYDCTCREGYYFTGSNNIELIDIKNEKDVYIKKKIQKNNLKLIQQNGIQDRETNMREQKSKERKKKFLIKKDSVLDYMKYMKIENVIREQKNEQKMNKKNITFIQEKNIYLNDSPPNYMKIKKHSRKHNSHLYLKNDNSDEYNKYMRKLKCLKCPKKMFCPGLWLEKFEKEIHHPPIFCPEGSYIPETTLESTDIHKCLCGKGYGLNLENKKKTCVKCEARYYKDVIDNSLCAGLCMEFATSFEGSVSKKQCFCTEGKYMIRDSSKEMKCINCSDGSVCIGGFKLKSLKKLIKNQYYTDLCIYDHAIPFPKKGYFATFQIKHKDFLWIPLNSLNLEINNHEKTDIIINEKIMKDLFYEKLNYITLEPNININENSKIEISSSRNKLNYLKEGKVQHRIETPILVTEKLEKIKYKNKYLTIDRVPDIHLCPITKRCVGGVNNLCYEGSEGYLCNNCSNNYDVIYFRSQCFKCKGTKTELLYFLIRKIFFYVLILLLVYLNYFCYLKKNYVLIGILKIWYFFIICFLPYGFILEPISNSLKNYILYFQILINLPLRFIGHYFKLNCFFNSYNGEKYIFIWYIQRFVKITEPIIDCIILTFIVFLIYIIYTSWNYKKINIVQKVIKKQVNNMHKNPYYMHVSDFYYHYYQRQIVDTIKNKNKNVTFKEWEKSYFVDEYSSDEDTPTYFNKGEIINNEKGKEIQKRKNKTVDTSDYTGITDKNMLSSFESFSYNKSLLEEKKSSSYENIYNFNDNLLKNELPNYSVKENIAKDKYWTYICLLNIYNIRALGLFRYIHPYNISIYNKIKGIFSDLTSVYIAVLYIYFPFILINLLELVWCQQIQYKKRNPIFVLYHMPSQVCNFQNRLFLSGVIFSFFFFCGYIILFITYNYSTMRNFKVSGSYSNQLKSYFLFNGHNYQNRCWEFINIIKIFFVMVSFICQLYTKRDNNSKYFICCCIVFILTTDITLILLYSPYDKRSNNVLHKLGLSSSFSILISYLTLQFSFFFNFAIINILPILLFAYFHIYTINKIILEFAIHENILKSQEITENMERTNSEDLLNENNFFFSKQKNNESFMNTKIYNNYKKSNELKKKENVPCNNEDNNIFDFFLRINKIPFNYIFFNEKEEEIFLLPNIFMGKKCEKTVDNLKAKNFKIAQTRISLDLLHSDLLYYNIKKHSNKSFSNIIYSDLKTDNNSKSRGKSMANKSCNFLNIERKFSKKKYLNNTDVDASEDNMFSKNVKHFINCLIEAINILFVNQSYNQITVEWLSFVTRFSICFIHWMKNHDEKLINLVPLNKKQFELKKRNLLFYSLFSSYSEIYSVYLDIDKNNKFTNYRANLVKAGNLESFYIYLKKMENTFKKSNSSYIQTSHICNNSNEPKSYSYSNFLEDEFYRCEQDIIKMLFDENIFKKLSISLVEFYFAIYMIQFIESKKLSILIFLFCEKKNHLNKEKQFLKQIASRKKKIQDMKYSDNNNKVYEFLEYYYLKESNEIMKKQIKELQSLIKKKEQKLLKKEKMKNIKLAHINQKNKISNLNSCFVKTLKKLLEEPSSSTYESKQNISSYKKE, from the exons atggaaataaaaaagagtattttatttatttttttagtatatgTCTTTAatactattaaaaaagaagaaaatttaataaatagatatatgaataatagtatcaattataaattaaatagagTAAATGATTTTTCTCAAaattatacaaataaaaaggaatGCTTTCTAATAGACagaaatttaattaatttaagtactttcttttttgataaatgcattaaagttttttttttgagaaatTGCCATAATGGTGAAAG ATATAATACACTAAATTTAGTTCAAGAAAAAATACTAGTCCAGATAAATTTGAACAACAAATATCTTTTGcagaaaaaaagatttaaaagTAGTTATAGACAAAAATTAGTTTCATTATATCTTAATTTTATCCACATTGTGATTATTACagtttgtaaaataaaaaag GAAAATAGTGGGATAGATGGATATATATTATgccataaaaataataaaaataatattcgtcttttgaaaaaaataaataaaaatgaagaaaaaaatatcattttaaaaattacgGAGCCATATTATactaaaataagtatatttttgatcctttataaaaaaatagtaaatatttttttttcaaaaattctatttatttctagagaatatttaatttttaaaataagaaaacatATTGTtaaaaatcatttatttattctaaaaaagaaaaagcaaAGATACCTTAATGAAGTAAGAAGTTTAGAAAGAAATTCAATAGAAGATAATAACattaatatagaaataagaaaaaataaagcagAAGATAGTAGTAGGAAAAAAGAGAAtgctaaaaaaattaatgtaaatGTAAGCATAAATCAAGATATCAATGGAAACAATgctatattaaataaatttcctCTTTTACATAAAAGTATATTACAAAATAGAAATAGAAGTTTGTATAGcacatttaataaaaatgaaatgtatttaaattttagGGATGAATATTCTTATCCATATTTTGCACATAGTCAAGAATTTATAAGAAGTGAAAAATCACCGACATCTTTAAGATTAAGAGGTAATTGGTTAATGAATTACCTAGAAGAcgaaataattatatatgacTCATTTGAGACATGCGGAGGAAGAATTATTGCTAATgttaaaataaagataaaagaagaattttatattttaactcATACTTTTACACCTAATGAAAAAGGAGTATTCCTTATTTGTGTTATAACGGGTATATTATTCCCTATCGGTTCACTAAAAGTTCAAAAGCAAATAATTGATGAATTTGATTCCAtacttaataaaaatttgataattaaatttaattgtaATCACGATAATAAATCTACCATAGTTGCTACGAAAGATAcgataaaaattattgaaatttTTGATAAAGGGGTTATATCAAATTCATCAGAAGTTATAGGTTCATTATCATccataaaaaaagagaactttaattttttaggaTGCTCAACAAATggtaaatatatttctattttagaaaaagatttagttattattattaataaaaacaaagcAGTAGTGGAAGAGCTAATCTCTCATCATTTAAGTAACCCagttgatatatttttagataaACACACTATTTACATCTCAGATGCagatagaaaaaatatttttccgtatatttcaaattttcTGATTAAACAATATtatgatattttttcattagagGAAATAGATGAAATAACGAAATTACTTTtagagaaaaataataacggtccaaatattaaaattaatgaacTGGAAGATGATGATGACCAGTTagatgataaaaaagaaaagtatGTTCCTCATCAActaaaagaagaagaaaaatatgattttGAAAATATGGATGAAAATCAAAATTCTATAGGAAACATTTTCattcaaatgaaaaaaacatttatattagaatatataaaaaatgggGAAAATTATCTTATGAGTGATGTAAATGAATTGAATAATGTGATTAATGTAAATCCTGAAAAGGGAGATCTAAAGGGTTTAATTGATGAACTTGTAACTTTAGTTTATCCTGCAGGCGTTGTTGTAATAGAAGacaaaatttattttgtaGACACAGGTTTACATATGCTATTCTGCTTTtgcttaataaaaaaaaaaattatacaaacATTTGGATATTATAACATTccagtaaaaaataaaaatggcTTAGATAAACCTTACTCCCTATCCCTTTTTGAAACTAATCATGGAAAGAAAAATCTTTTGTTTTTAAGTGAATTATCAAGTTCAAGAGTATTAATTTTTGAGACATTTCCagttattaaattatatttaacatataataatatagttTTTGACATAATAACTTCGGTTTTAACGACtccatattatttaatagtaTGTggattaaaatataatagcgaaaattataaaagttaCATAACATTTGTTAGAATAGATGAATTGTCCGATATTGAAATAGAATATGATGAATTTCCTcatgtttttaaaaatgggGGATTATTTTATACGACACCTTTAATAAAAAgtgataatattaaaaaattcgtAATGAAAGAATATGAACATGATACAAAAACAGAGATAAAAACAGGATTAACTATTGATAGAAGAACTGGAGTTATAAGTGGTAGAATTACAGTTTCTGCATGGTTTGATATTAGATTAATAgtatatgatttttttaaatataaagttttaaCTTTTTCAAATTCTGTATCTACATGCCCTAAGGGCCATTACTTTATAGTGAAGACTTGTGAGCCATGCCCTGTAGGATTTTATTCTACTTACTCCAATATACTTAATTGTACAGCTTGTGGTAGTTACAAAGCCAATTCTACGACATTTCATAGTGGAACTATTTCAAAGCATGAATGCTTATGCAAACCTGGTTATTACTTAAAAGAGGGTAAATGCCAAAAATGTCCTCGAGGTTTTTATAAAGATCAGATAGGGGATTTTAGGTGTCAATCTACATGTAATAATAATCAAATGAGTACAGTTGAAGGAGCATCAAGCTACAAGaaattaaaatgtttttGTAAAGATGGATATTACACAGATAATAAATCGAAATGCGTCCCTTGCCCCTTACATAATTATTGTCTATATAATCCATTTGCTAAAAATAAGGCTGATGTTATAccttgtaaaaaaaataggttAACCATTAATAGAGGAGCAGATTCACCTAAACAATGTTTTTGTGCACCAGgttatttttatgattatAATTCAAGGGATTGTCAAATGTGTGACTTCAAAGATTACAAAGCACAAATTTCCAATGATCCATGCAAACCATTTAAAACTTCATCTACTTCCACAcaagaaattttaattaatgaaaattatgtTGAGCATTCTAATATAAAGATACGTAATACAAGTAGCTTAATTTTTTCACCAAAAAAAGGCTCTACATCTTTACATGATGCATACCTTTGTGAAACTGGATATTTTTATAGCATGAATAAATCCATTTGTTCCATATGTAGGTATAATAACTATTGTGAAGGGTTAGATCGTCAAATTATGCCATGCCCTCAAAATTCGATAacagtaaaattaaaaagttcCAATGCTTTAGATTGCTTATGTAAAAAGGGATATGGAAGAATAATTATTAACaaattaaaatcatttaCTATTTCTTGTGTCTTATGCCCTTACGATACTTTTCAACCTCATAATTCATCTGGAGAATGCATCCCTTGTCCCCCTTATACTTTTACGAAATCTGTGGGATCAACTTCTATTACCGATTGCTTGCCTAAAAGGGGATactataatttatattttgagTATATTTATTACTATTCGAAGGAAAAATTAATGCAAAACAATACTCATTTTTTACAACAATTCcatctttatttaaatgataaatacagaaaaaataataaaagagtaggaaaaataaagaatagcAATAATTATGAGAAGTATTATGAAAATAGAAATGATAATGATAgtaacaaaatatattatagtcataataataaaaattataataacaaaaaacaTTATTACAATATAATGGGAACGTATAATGAAAGAGGAAAATATgattctaataaaaaatatttttcaaaaaatttgatttacaacagttataaaaaaaagaagtttttaaataagaatattaataaaagcaaatatattgatatagaaaaaaataaaaacaaaataagttttccaaaaataaataatagaatACGCAACTTGAAAGGGCTATATAGTAATGTGTTTCACACAAATTATCTGAAAAATATGCTCTTAATGGATAGATACAAGGGTTATCAATTCCTTGAGAAAAATGgtgatatttttttctttgatgATAAACAAGAATATGAAGATGATATTTTTGATATTGAAAAACAAAAGAAtatgttaataataaaaaacattttcGATAAAAGACAGAAAAGAATCAGTTCTTCAAGGATGACAAGACAGTTAGTGAGcaattcaaataatttaaataaaaaaaatggtagatacaaaaaatatggatataaagaattatatacattaaaacataaaattttaGCAAATGATGTCAATATAATTTCGGAAAAAAAGGAAGATatactaaaaataataaaaataagggAGGAAAATTATTCTATAAATACTTTGAAGGGTATAGTTTATGAATGCTATGAAAGCAAAAAGAGAATGATAGTAAGAagaaatgtatatatatctaCAATTCCTGAAATAGATTTTATAGATTGCTTAAATGTATGTATATCAAATATGTATTGCACAGGCATAGAAATGGATAAAACAATTGATAAAGGTAAAATAGACTTATCTTTTatgttatataaaatatcagGAAAAGAAAtgatttctttttataaatgtaatttatatttttatgaggaacttaaaacatattatgcaggtaaaaacttaaaagaaataacaaATATAATTGAATATGATGATACAGATAAAATAGTGAGTTGTATAGTAGGAAAGAATAAAATGCTTAAATTGTGgaaaatatatacttttgATATATGTccaaataattataattgtGTAGAGGAATCATTTGAAAGGAGCAAATGTCCTagtaattctttaaaaaaaaattacaaaggAACAAtagagaaatgtttatgctTACCtggattttattttaaaaaagatttaaattTGTGCGTACCTTGCGAAAAAGGAACTTACAAAAATACTACATCTAATGATGAATGCGTGAAATGTCCTGTTAATTTTACTACATCTGCTGAAGGTTCTAATTCAATTTATGATTGTACTTGTAGGGAGGGATATTATTTTACTGGTAGTAATAATATTGAATtaatagatataaaaaatgaaaaagatgtgtatataaaaaagaaaattcagaaaaataatttaaaattaattcagCAAAACGGCATACAAGATAGAGAAACTAATATGAGAGAGCAAAAATcaaaagaaagaaagaaaaaatttttaataaaaaaagatagtgTTTTAGACTACATGAAATACatgaaaatagaaaatgtTATTCGTGAACAAAAAAATGAgcaaaaaatgaataaaaaaaatataactttcattcaagaaaaaaatatatatttaaatgattcaCCTccaaattatatgaaaataaaaaaacattcTAGAAAACATAATagtcatttatatttaaaaaatgataattctGATgagtataataaatatatgcgCAAACTAAAATGCTTAAAATGCCCCAAGAAAATGTTTTGCCCAGGCTTGTGGCTggaaaaatttgaaaaagaaattcaTCATCCTCCAATATTTTGTCCTGAAGGATCTTATATTCCTGAAACTACTTTGGAATCGACGGATATTCATAAATGTTTGTGTGGAAAAGGATATGGattaaatttagaaaataaaaaaaaaacatgtgTAAAGTGCGAGGCAAGATATTATAAAGATGTAATAGATAATTCCTTATGTGCTGGTTTATGCATGGAATTTGCTACTTCCTTTGAAGGTTCTGTTAGTAAAAAACAGTGTTTTTGTACAGAAGGAAAATATATGATTAGAGATTCTTCAAAGGAAATGAAATGTATAAATTGCTCTGATGGTTCAGTATGCATTGGTGgctttaaattaaaatcattaaaaaaattaattaaaaatcaaTATTACACTGATTTATGTATTTATGATCATGCTATACCATTTCCTAAGAAAGGATATTTTGCTACTTTTCAAATAAAACATAAAGATTTTCTATGGATTCCCTTGAATTCTCTTAAtcttgaaataaataatcatGAAAAAACggatataataattaatgaaaaaataatgaaggatttattttatgaaaagttaaattatattacCTTAGAACCAAATAtcaatataaatgaaaattctaAAATAGAAATTAGCTCTAGTAGAAATAAGTTAAACTATTTAAAAGAGGGTAAGGTGCAGCATCGTATTGAAACACCTATTTTAGTTACTGAAAAactagaaaaaataaaatataaaaataagtatttgACTATAGATAGAGTCCCTGATATTCACCTATGTCCAATTACAAAAAGATGTGTTGGAGGAgttaataatttatgttaTGAAGGATCAGAAGGATATTTATGTAATAACTGTTCAAATAATTATGACGTTATTTATTTTAGATCTCAATGTTTTAAGTGTAAAGGAACAAAAACAGAATTACTATATTTCTTAATtcgtaaaatatttttttacgtTTTAATCTTGCTACTAgtatatttgaattatttctgttatttaaaaaagaattatgtaCTTATaggaatattaaaaatatggtatttttttattatatgttttttacCATACGGATTTATACTGGAACCTATCTCTAATTctcttaaaaattatatattatattttcaaattttgaTTAATTTACCTCTACGGTTTATTGGTCATTATTTTAAACTAAATTGTTTTTTCAATTCTTACAATGGCgaaaagtatatttttatatggtATATTCAAAGATTTGTAAAAATTACAGAACCTATAATTGATTGTATTATTTTAACTTTCATcgtttttttgatatatattatttatacgTCTtggaattataaaaaaataaatatagttcagaaagttattaaaaaacAAGTAAACAACATGCATAAGAATCCTTATTACATGCATGTATctgatttttattatcattattatcaaaGACAAATAGTTGatactataaaaaataaaaataaaaatgtaaccTTTAAAGAATGggaaaaaagttattttgtTGATGAATATTCATCGGATGAAGATACTCCTACGTATTTTAATAAAGGggaaattattaataatgaaaaaggaaaagaaatACAAAAACGAAAAAACAAAACAGTGGATACTTCTGATTACACCGGTATTAcagataaaaatatgttgTCTAGTTTTGAGagtttttcatataataaaagcTTATTAGAGGAAAAGAAATCTTCTagttatgaaaatatatataattttaatgataacTTGCTTAAAAATGAACTACCTAATTATTCcgtaaaagaaaatattgcAAAAGACAAATATTGGACATATATATGCCTACTAAACATCTATAATATCAGGGCTTTAGGATTATTTCGCTATATACATCCTTATAATAttagtatatataataaaataaagggAATTTTTTCAGATTTAACATCGGTGTACATAGctgttttatatatttacttcCCTTTTAtacttattaatttattagaaCTTGTATGGTGCCAACAAATCCagtacaaaaaaagaaatcctatatttgttttatatcACATGCCTTCACAAGTTTGCAATTTTCAGAAtagattatttttatctggggtaattttttcttttttttttttctgcggatatataattttatttataacttACAATTACAGTACTATGAGAAATTTTAAAGTTTCAGGCTCATACTCAAATCaattaaaaagttattttttatttaatggaCATAATTATCAAAATAGATGTTGggaatttattaatataataaaaatattttttgtcaTGGTTTCCTTTATTTGCCAGCTATATACAAAAAGAGATAATAActctaaatattttatttgttgttgtatagtttttattttaacaacAGATAttactttaattttattatattctccTTATGATAAAAGATCTAACAATGTATTGCATAAATTAGGTCTATCTTCCTCTTTTTCTATCCTCATATCTTACTTAACTCTACAGTTTAGTTTCTTTTTTAACTTCgctataataaatatattaccAATCCTATTATTTgcttattttcatatttatactataaataaaattatactaGAATTTGCAATACATgaaaacattttaaaaagtCAAGAAATCACAGAAAATATGGAAAGAACAAATTCAGAAGATTTACTAAATGAAAAcaactttttcttttctaaaCAAAAGAACAATGAAAGTTTTATGAatactaaaatatataataactacaaaaaaagtaatgaattaaaaaaaaaagaaaatgttcCATGTAACaatgaagataataatatttttgatttctttttaagaataaataagattccctttaattatattttttttaatgaaaaagaagaagaaatatttttgttgccaaatatttttatgggAAAAAAATGTGAAAAAACAgtagataatttaaaagctaagaattttaaaatagCTCAAACAAGAATAAGTTTAGATTTATTACATTCTGATTTACTTTACTACAATATCAAAAAGCATTCAAACAAATCCTTttctaatataatttattcagACTTAAAAACAGATAACAATTCTAAATCTAGGGGGAAAAGCATGGCAAATAAATCATGTAATTTCTTAAATATAGAAAGgaaattttctaaaaagaagtatttaaataatactgATGTAGATGCTTCCGAAGATAATATGTTCTCGAAAAATGTAAAACATTTCATAAATTGTCTAATCGAagcaataaatattttatttgttaatCAATCATATAATCAAATAACAGTTGAGTGGCTAAGCTTTGTAACAAGATTTTCTATTTGTTTTATACACTGGATGAAAAACCAcgatgaaaaattaattaatctTGTGCCTTTAAATAAGAAacaatttgaattaaaaaaaagaaatcttttattttattctctttttaGTTCTTATTCAGAAATTTATTCTGTGTACTTAGATATtgataaaaacaataaatttACAAATTATAGAGCAAATTTAGTAAAAGCAGGAAATTTAGAAAGTTTTTAtatctatttaaaaaagatggAAAACACTTTTAAAAAGTCTAATTCTTCATATATCCAAACTTCTCATATCTGCAACAATAGTAATGAACCAAAAAGTTATTCATATAGTAACTTTTTAGAAGATGAATTTTACAGGTGTGAACaagatataattaaaatgctATTTGACgaaaatatattcaaaaaattatcaatttCATTGGTAGAATTTTACTTTGCTATTTATATGATCCAATTTATTGAAAGCAAAAAGCTgtcaattttaatttttttattttgtgaaaaaaaaaatcatttaaataaggaaaaacaatttttaaaacagATAGCATctagaaaaaagaaaattcaaGATATGAAGTATagtgataataataacaaagtTTATGAATTTCttgaatattattatttaaaggaATCTAatgaaataatgaaaaaacaaattaaagaATTGCAaagtttaattaaaaaaaaagaacaaaaattattaaaaaaagaaaaaatgaaaaatataaaacttGCACatataaatcaaaaaaacaaaattagtAATTTAAATTCTTGTTTTGTTAAAACTTTGAAAAAGCTTTTAGAAGAACCATCTTCAAGTACATACGAAtcaaaacaaaatatttcaaGTTATAAAAAGGAGTaa